A window of Lagenorhynchus albirostris chromosome 11, mLagAlb1.1, whole genome shotgun sequence contains these coding sequences:
- the USP44 gene encoding ubiquitin carboxyl-terminal hydrolase 44 isoform X2: MLTMDKCKHIGQLRLAQDHSILNPQKWHCVDCNTTESIWACLSCSHVACGRYIEEHALRHFQESSHPVALEVNEMYVFCYLCDDYVLNDNAIGDLKLLRSTLSAIKSQNYHCTTRSGRVLRSVGTSDDSYFLHDGTQSLLQNEDQMYTALWHRRRILMGKIFRTWFEQSPTGRRRQEQFQEKIAKREVKKRRQELEYQVKAELESMPPRKSLRLQGLAESTTVEIVPVQVPLQASASPAKDKVVSTSEDVRLKEASDSSVKRRPIVTPGVTGLRNLGNTCYMNSVLQVLSHLLIFRQCFLKLDLNQWLAVTASDKTRSSHKHPPITDTVYQMNECQEKETCSVRSRHPSLSSGLSGGASKSRKMELIQPREPSSQYISLCHELHTLFQVMWSGKWALVSPFAMLHSVWRLIPAFRGYAQQDAQEFLCELLDKIQHELETTGTRLPALIPTSQRKLIKQVLNVVNNIFHGQLLSQVTCLACDNKSNTIEPFWDLSLEFPERYQCSGKDIASQPCLVTEMLAKFTETEALEGKIYICDQCNSKRRRFSSKPVVLTEAQKQLMICHLPQVLRLHLKRFRMYC, from the exons ATGCTAACAATGGATAAGTGCAAACACATTGGGCAGTTGCGGCTTGCTCAAGACCATTCCATCCTCAACCCTCAGAAATGGCATTGTGTGGACTGCAATACAACTGAGTCTATTTGGGCTTGCCTTAGCTGTTCCCATGTGGCCTGTGGAAGATATATTGAAGAACATGCACTCAGGCACTTTCAAGAAAGCAGTCATCCTGTTGCATTGGAGGTGAACGAGATGTATGTTTTTTGTTACCTTTGTGATGATTATGTTCTTAATGATAATGCAATTGGAGACCTGAAGTTACTACGAAGTACATTAAGTGCAATCAAAAGTCAGAATTATCACTGCACCACTCGTAGTGGAAGGGTTTTACGGTCTGTGGGTACAAGTGATGATTCTTATTTCTTACATGATGGCACCCAATCTCTGCTTCAAAATGAAGATCAAATGTATACTGCTCTTTGGCACAGGAGAAGGATACTAATGGGTAAAATCTTTCGAACTTGGTTTGAACAGTCACCCACTGGAAGAAGAAGGCAAGaacaatttcaggaaaaaatagcaaaaagagAAGTGAAGAAAAGACGGCAAGAATTAGAGTATCAAGTTAAAGCAGAATTGGAAAGTATGCCTCCAAGAAAGAGTTTACGTTTGCAAGGTCTAGCTGAGTCCACCACAGTAGAAATAGTTCCTGTTCAAGTACCACTGCAAGCCTCAGCATCACCAGCAAAAGATAAAGTAGTATCTACCTCAGAAGATGTAAGACTAAAAGAAGCCAGTGACTCCTCTGTTAAACGAAGACCAATAGTAACTCCTGGTGTAACAGGATTGAGAAATTTGGGAAATACTTGCTATATGAATTCTGTTCTTCAAGTGTTAagtcatttacttatttttcgacaatgttttttaaaacttgatcTGAACCAATGGCTAGCTGTGACAGCTAGTGATAAAACAAGATCATCTCATAAGCATCCTCCAATCACAGATACAGtatatcaaatgaatgaatgccaagaaaaagaaacatgctcTGTTCGCTCCAGACATCCAAGTTTATCATCAGGACTAAGCGGTGGAGCATCAAAGAGTAGAAAGATGGAACTTATTCAGCCAAGGGAGCCAAGTTCACAATACATTTCTCTCTGTCATGAATTGCATACTTTGTTCCAAGTCATGTGGTCTGGAAAGTGGGCCTTGGTCTCACCATTTGCTATGCTACACTCAGTATGGAGACTAATTCCTGCTTTTCGTGGTTATGCCCAACAAGATGCTCAGGAATTTCTTTGTGAGCTTTTGGATAAAATACAACATGAACTAGAGACAACTGGTACCAGGTTACCAGCTCTTATCCCCACTTCTCAAAGGAAACTTATCAAGCAGGTTCTGAATGTTGTAAATAACATCTTTCATGGACAACTTCTTAGTCag gTTACATGTCTTGCATGTGACAACAAATCAAACACCATAGAACCTTTCTGGGACTTGTCACTGGAATTTCCAGAAAGATACCAATGCAGTGGAAAAGATATTGCTTCCCAGCCATGTCTGGTTACTGAAATGTTGGCCAAATTCACAGAAACCGAAGCTTTAGAAGGAAAAATCTACATATGTGACCAGTGCAATT CAAAGCGTAGAAGGTTTTCCTCAAAACCAGTTGTACTCACAGAAGCCCAGAAACAGCTTATGATTTGCCACCTACCTCAGGTTCTCAGACTACATCTCAAACGATTCAG AATGTATTGCTGA
- the USP44 gene encoding ubiquitin carboxyl-terminal hydrolase 44 isoform X1: MLTMDKCKHIGQLRLAQDHSILNPQKWHCVDCNTTESIWACLSCSHVACGRYIEEHALRHFQESSHPVALEVNEMYVFCYLCDDYVLNDNAIGDLKLLRSTLSAIKSQNYHCTTRSGRVLRSVGTSDDSYFLHDGTQSLLQNEDQMYTALWHRRRILMGKIFRTWFEQSPTGRRRQEQFQEKIAKREVKKRRQELEYQVKAELESMPPRKSLRLQGLAESTTVEIVPVQVPLQASASPAKDKVVSTSEDVRLKEASDSSVKRRPIVTPGVTGLRNLGNTCYMNSVLQVLSHLLIFRQCFLKLDLNQWLAVTASDKTRSSHKHPPITDTVYQMNECQEKETCSVRSRHPSLSSGLSGGASKSRKMELIQPREPSSQYISLCHELHTLFQVMWSGKWALVSPFAMLHSVWRLIPAFRGYAQQDAQEFLCELLDKIQHELETTGTRLPALIPTSQRKLIKQVLNVVNNIFHGQLLSQVTCLACDNKSNTIEPFWDLSLEFPERYQCSGKDIASQPCLVTEMLAKFTETEALEGKIYICDQCNSKRRRFSSKPVVLTEAQKQLMICHLPQVLRLHLKRFRWSGHNNREKIGVHVGFEEILNMEPYCCRESLKSLRPECFIYDLSAVVMHHGKGFGSGHYTAYCYNSEGGFWVHCNDSKLSMCTMDEVCKAQAYILFYTQRVTENGHSKLLPPELLSGSQHPSEADASSNEILS, from the exons ATGCTAACAATGGATAAGTGCAAACACATTGGGCAGTTGCGGCTTGCTCAAGACCATTCCATCCTCAACCCTCAGAAATGGCATTGTGTGGACTGCAATACAACTGAGTCTATTTGGGCTTGCCTTAGCTGTTCCCATGTGGCCTGTGGAAGATATATTGAAGAACATGCACTCAGGCACTTTCAAGAAAGCAGTCATCCTGTTGCATTGGAGGTGAACGAGATGTATGTTTTTTGTTACCTTTGTGATGATTATGTTCTTAATGATAATGCAATTGGAGACCTGAAGTTACTACGAAGTACATTAAGTGCAATCAAAAGTCAGAATTATCACTGCACCACTCGTAGTGGAAGGGTTTTACGGTCTGTGGGTACAAGTGATGATTCTTATTTCTTACATGATGGCACCCAATCTCTGCTTCAAAATGAAGATCAAATGTATACTGCTCTTTGGCACAGGAGAAGGATACTAATGGGTAAAATCTTTCGAACTTGGTTTGAACAGTCACCCACTGGAAGAAGAAGGCAAGaacaatttcaggaaaaaatagcaaaaagagAAGTGAAGAAAAGACGGCAAGAATTAGAGTATCAAGTTAAAGCAGAATTGGAAAGTATGCCTCCAAGAAAGAGTTTACGTTTGCAAGGTCTAGCTGAGTCCACCACAGTAGAAATAGTTCCTGTTCAAGTACCACTGCAAGCCTCAGCATCACCAGCAAAAGATAAAGTAGTATCTACCTCAGAAGATGTAAGACTAAAAGAAGCCAGTGACTCCTCTGTTAAACGAAGACCAATAGTAACTCCTGGTGTAACAGGATTGAGAAATTTGGGAAATACTTGCTATATGAATTCTGTTCTTCAAGTGTTAagtcatttacttatttttcgacaatgttttttaaaacttgatcTGAACCAATGGCTAGCTGTGACAGCTAGTGATAAAACAAGATCATCTCATAAGCATCCTCCAATCACAGATACAGtatatcaaatgaatgaatgccaagaaaaagaaacatgctcTGTTCGCTCCAGACATCCAAGTTTATCATCAGGACTAAGCGGTGGAGCATCAAAGAGTAGAAAGATGGAACTTATTCAGCCAAGGGAGCCAAGTTCACAATACATTTCTCTCTGTCATGAATTGCATACTTTGTTCCAAGTCATGTGGTCTGGAAAGTGGGCCTTGGTCTCACCATTTGCTATGCTACACTCAGTATGGAGACTAATTCCTGCTTTTCGTGGTTATGCCCAACAAGATGCTCAGGAATTTCTTTGTGAGCTTTTGGATAAAATACAACATGAACTAGAGACAACTGGTACCAGGTTACCAGCTCTTATCCCCACTTCTCAAAGGAAACTTATCAAGCAGGTTCTGAATGTTGTAAATAACATCTTTCATGGACAACTTCTTAGTCag gTTACATGTCTTGCATGTGACAACAAATCAAACACCATAGAACCTTTCTGGGACTTGTCACTGGAATTTCCAGAAAGATACCAATGCAGTGGAAAAGATATTGCTTCCCAGCCATGTCTGGTTACTGAAATGTTGGCCAAATTCACAGAAACCGAAGCTTTAGAAGGAAAAATCTACATATGTGACCAGTGCAATT CAAAGCGTAGAAGGTTTTCCTCAAAACCAGTTGTACTCACAGAAGCCCAGAAACAGCTTATGATTTGCCACCTACCTCAGGTTCTCAGACTACATCTCAAACGATTCAG GTGGTCAGGACATAATAACCGAGAGAAGATTGGTGTTCATGTTGGCTTTGAAGAAATCTTAAACATGGAGCCCTATTGCTGCAGGGAATCCCTGAAATCCCTCAGACCAGAATGTTTTATCTATGATTTATCTGCTGTAGTAATGCACCACGGGAAAGGATTTGGCTCAGGACACTACACTGCCTACTGTTATAATTCCGAAGGAG GGTTCTGGGTACACTGCAATGATTCCAAGCTAAGCATGTGCACTATGGATGAAGTATGCAAGGCCCAAGCTTATATCTTGTTTTATACCCAGCGAGTTACTGAGAATGGACATTCTAAACTCTTGCCTCCAGAACTCCTGTCTGGTAGCCAACATCCCAGTGAAGCTGATGCCTCTTCTAATGAAATCCTTAGCTGA